A window from Erythrolamprus reginae isolate rEryReg1 chromosome 9, rEryReg1.hap1, whole genome shotgun sequence encodes these proteins:
- the CHST8 gene encoding carbohydrate sulfotransferase 8 isoform X2, whose protein sequence is MNWKVGMRYGQGSQEAQREGASSNNLDGKTQANGGDTFPMGNQRVSLHPLQDVSVKQRSSGLGQKASAGIRDRQRKTSAANSARTSQRRRKFVLKKSPLRTTINGSFLSLPVLKPEAKDELRWSNLYEVQRERKRIMRETCSKYKSNNKSVITPYHVSRIFVEDKYRILYCEVPKAGCSNWKRVLMVLNGLASSTRVIQHNTVHYGNYLKKLDAFDHKGINYRLNTYTKMLFVREPFEKLVSAFRDKFEHPNNYYHPVFGRPIISKYRPNATKEALRTGAGVEFKEFVQYLLDVHRPVGMDIHWDHINRLCSPCLVDYDFIGKFETMEEDANFFLHLINAPQNLTFPRFKDRHSNEERTTTQITQQYFTQLSPSQRQRSYDFYYMDYLMFNYSKPFQDLY, encoded by the exons GAATGAGATATGGCCAGGGATCTCAGGAAGCTCAAAGA GAAGGCGCATCGAGCAATAACCTGGACGGGAAAACCCAGGCCAATGGAGGCGATACCTTTCCAATGGGAAACCAGAGGGTCTCATTACACCCGTTGCAAGATGTGTCTGTGAAGCAGCGAAGCTCAGGCCTAGGCCAGAAGGCTTCAGCAGGGATTCGAGACCGACAGCGGAAAACTTCAGCTGCTAATTCTGCCAGGACCTCTCAACGGAGGAGGAAATTTGTCTTGAAGAAAAGCCCCCTCCGGACTACAATTAACGGCTCCTTCCTGAGCCTGCCCGTCCTGAAACCAGAGGCGAAGGACGAGCTGAGGTGGAGCAACCTCTATGAGGTCCAACGAGAGAGAAAACGCATCATGAGAGAGACCTGCTCCAAGTACAAGAGCAACAACAAAAGTGTAATCACCCCTTATCACGTCTCCAGGATATTTGTGGAAGACAAATATCGCATTTTGTATTGTGAAGTCCCTAAAGCCGGCTGCTCCAACTGGAAGAGAGTACTCATGGTTCTGAATGGACTGGCCTCTTCAACCAGGGTTATTCAGCACAATACTGTCCATTATGGGAATTACTTGAAGAAGCTGGATGCTTTTGATCACAAAGGGATCAACTACAGGCTCAATACCTACACTAAGATGCTCTTTGTCCGCGAACCTTTTGAGAAGTTAGTGTCGGCATTTCGAGACAAGTTTGAGCATCCGAACAATTATTACCACCCCGTCTTTGGCAGGCCCATTATTTCCAAGTATCGCCCCAATGCCACCAAGGAGGCCCTGAGGACAGGCGCCGGGGTAGAGTTCAAAGAGTTCGTTCAGTATCTTCTCGATGTGCATCGGCCGGTCGGCATGGACATCCACTGGGACCACATCAACAGGCTCTGCAGCCCTTGCTTAGTAGACTATGACTTCATTGGAAAATTTGAAACCATGGAAGAAGATGCTAACTTTTTCCTCCATTTGATCAATGCTCCCCAGAACTTGACTTTTCCCAGGTTTAAAGACAGACACTCCAATGAAGAGAGGACAACCACTCAGATCACACAACAATATTTTACACAGCTTTCCCCTTCTCAAAGGCAGCGTAGTTATGATTTCTATTATATGGATTATTTAATGTTTAATTACTCAAAGCCTTTTCAAGACCTTTATTAA
- the CHST8 gene encoding carbohydrate sulfotransferase 8 isoform X1, translated as MMKLTCMFSFILLFGAAGLLIFIHLQDPEEVVPQQASGMRYGQGSQEAQREGASSNNLDGKTQANGGDTFPMGNQRVSLHPLQDVSVKQRSSGLGQKASAGIRDRQRKTSAANSARTSQRRRKFVLKKSPLRTTINGSFLSLPVLKPEAKDELRWSNLYEVQRERKRIMRETCSKYKSNNKSVITPYHVSRIFVEDKYRILYCEVPKAGCSNWKRVLMVLNGLASSTRVIQHNTVHYGNYLKKLDAFDHKGINYRLNTYTKMLFVREPFEKLVSAFRDKFEHPNNYYHPVFGRPIISKYRPNATKEALRTGAGVEFKEFVQYLLDVHRPVGMDIHWDHINRLCSPCLVDYDFIGKFETMEEDANFFLHLINAPQNLTFPRFKDRHSNEERTTTQITQQYFTQLSPSQRQRSYDFYYMDYLMFNYSKPFQDLY; from the exons GAATGAGATATGGCCAGGGATCTCAGGAAGCTCAAAGA GAAGGCGCATCGAGCAATAACCTGGACGGGAAAACCCAGGCCAATGGAGGCGATACCTTTCCAATGGGAAACCAGAGGGTCTCATTACACCCGTTGCAAGATGTGTCTGTGAAGCAGCGAAGCTCAGGCCTAGGCCAGAAGGCTTCAGCAGGGATTCGAGACCGACAGCGGAAAACTTCAGCTGCTAATTCTGCCAGGACCTCTCAACGGAGGAGGAAATTTGTCTTGAAGAAAAGCCCCCTCCGGACTACAATTAACGGCTCCTTCCTGAGCCTGCCCGTCCTGAAACCAGAGGCGAAGGACGAGCTGAGGTGGAGCAACCTCTATGAGGTCCAACGAGAGAGAAAACGCATCATGAGAGAGACCTGCTCCAAGTACAAGAGCAACAACAAAAGTGTAATCACCCCTTATCACGTCTCCAGGATATTTGTGGAAGACAAATATCGCATTTTGTATTGTGAAGTCCCTAAAGCCGGCTGCTCCAACTGGAAGAGAGTACTCATGGTTCTGAATGGACTGGCCTCTTCAACCAGGGTTATTCAGCACAATACTGTCCATTATGGGAATTACTTGAAGAAGCTGGATGCTTTTGATCACAAAGGGATCAACTACAGGCTCAATACCTACACTAAGATGCTCTTTGTCCGCGAACCTTTTGAGAAGTTAGTGTCGGCATTTCGAGACAAGTTTGAGCATCCGAACAATTATTACCACCCCGTCTTTGGCAGGCCCATTATTTCCAAGTATCGCCCCAATGCCACCAAGGAGGCCCTGAGGACAGGCGCCGGGGTAGAGTTCAAAGAGTTCGTTCAGTATCTTCTCGATGTGCATCGGCCGGTCGGCATGGACATCCACTGGGACCACATCAACAGGCTCTGCAGCCCTTGCTTAGTAGACTATGACTTCATTGGAAAATTTGAAACCATGGAAGAAGATGCTAACTTTTTCCTCCATTTGATCAATGCTCCCCAGAACTTGACTTTTCCCAGGTTTAAAGACAGACACTCCAATGAAGAGAGGACAACCACTCAGATCACACAACAATATTTTACACAGCTTTCCCCTTCTCAAAGGCAGCGTAGTTATGATTTCTATTATATGGATTATTTAATGTTTAATTACTCAAAGCCTTTTCAAGACCTTTATTAA
- the CHST8 gene encoding carbohydrate sulfotransferase 8 isoform X3: MRYGQGSQEAQREGASSNNLDGKTQANGGDTFPMGNQRVSLHPLQDVSVKQRSSGLGQKASAGIRDRQRKTSAANSARTSQRRRKFVLKKSPLRTTINGSFLSLPVLKPEAKDELRWSNLYEVQRERKRIMRETCSKYKSNNKSVITPYHVSRIFVEDKYRILYCEVPKAGCSNWKRVLMVLNGLASSTRVIQHNTVHYGNYLKKLDAFDHKGINYRLNTYTKMLFVREPFEKLVSAFRDKFEHPNNYYHPVFGRPIISKYRPNATKEALRTGAGVEFKEFVQYLLDVHRPVGMDIHWDHINRLCSPCLVDYDFIGKFETMEEDANFFLHLINAPQNLTFPRFKDRHSNEERTTTQITQQYFTQLSPSQRQRSYDFYYMDYLMFNYSKPFQDLY; encoded by the exons ATGAGATATGGCCAGGGATCTCAGGAAGCTCAAAGA GAAGGCGCATCGAGCAATAACCTGGACGGGAAAACCCAGGCCAATGGAGGCGATACCTTTCCAATGGGAAACCAGAGGGTCTCATTACACCCGTTGCAAGATGTGTCTGTGAAGCAGCGAAGCTCAGGCCTAGGCCAGAAGGCTTCAGCAGGGATTCGAGACCGACAGCGGAAAACTTCAGCTGCTAATTCTGCCAGGACCTCTCAACGGAGGAGGAAATTTGTCTTGAAGAAAAGCCCCCTCCGGACTACAATTAACGGCTCCTTCCTGAGCCTGCCCGTCCTGAAACCAGAGGCGAAGGACGAGCTGAGGTGGAGCAACCTCTATGAGGTCCAACGAGAGAGAAAACGCATCATGAGAGAGACCTGCTCCAAGTACAAGAGCAACAACAAAAGTGTAATCACCCCTTATCACGTCTCCAGGATATTTGTGGAAGACAAATATCGCATTTTGTATTGTGAAGTCCCTAAAGCCGGCTGCTCCAACTGGAAGAGAGTACTCATGGTTCTGAATGGACTGGCCTCTTCAACCAGGGTTATTCAGCACAATACTGTCCATTATGGGAATTACTTGAAGAAGCTGGATGCTTTTGATCACAAAGGGATCAACTACAGGCTCAATACCTACACTAAGATGCTCTTTGTCCGCGAACCTTTTGAGAAGTTAGTGTCGGCATTTCGAGACAAGTTTGAGCATCCGAACAATTATTACCACCCCGTCTTTGGCAGGCCCATTATTTCCAAGTATCGCCCCAATGCCACCAAGGAGGCCCTGAGGACAGGCGCCGGGGTAGAGTTCAAAGAGTTCGTTCAGTATCTTCTCGATGTGCATCGGCCGGTCGGCATGGACATCCACTGGGACCACATCAACAGGCTCTGCAGCCCTTGCTTAGTAGACTATGACTTCATTGGAAAATTTGAAACCATGGAAGAAGATGCTAACTTTTTCCTCCATTTGATCAATGCTCCCCAGAACTTGACTTTTCCCAGGTTTAAAGACAGACACTCCAATGAAGAGAGGACAACCACTCAGATCACACAACAATATTTTACACAGCTTTCCCCTTCTCAAAGGCAGCGTAGTTATGATTTCTATTATATGGATTATTTAATGTTTAATTACTCAAAGCCTTTTCAAGACCTTTATTAA